TTTTCTCAATTGGTCTTTGATTGCTTCCTGGGCCTCGGTTCGGAGATCCGGCGTAATCATGGGGTAGTTGAAATCGGGAAGGTGGAGAGCATGAACCAGCGTCAATTCTTCAGGCGGCGTAAAATGTGCAAGAGTATGAACAGAAGAAGTGGAACAGGATGAACCATCAACTGGAACCACAATTCTCATGGGATCTCCCTTTTCAATGTTGTGCTCCGAATCCTACTTGAGTTGAGAGACAGCAAGAGGAATGCCACCGTGATACCACGTAATCATCATAGAGGCCTGCTTTTCCCTGATTTTCTAATGTGTAGTCTGGTACCAAGAGAAGGGATCGCGGTGATGAAAGTATGTGGGTTAGCAGGCATCGCTGATTTACTAATGTGGCCACGTAGCATAGCTTGAGTTGGACCAAATGGCGCAAATTGCTACAGTAGTGATACTTCTGATTGGTGAAAAAAGCTACAGATGGTGAATGGTTGTGGTCGCCTCTCGTCGATATTCCGGAATGAAGGGAAGGGAAGAATATTAATCAGAGTGGGCTGAGGCTGTTATTCTTGATAAATCGTGTCTCAGGTTACTGAGTTAAACAAGGAATATGGCAATGATCAACGATTCTCCAGCTGTCTTAGTCGTCGATGATGAACCCGAAATGCGGCAATTACTGCGGGATATTCTCGAGGAAGAGCACTATCGAGTTATGGTGGCTTCAGACGGTCACGACGCGCTTAACCGGATGGAAACGGAAAAATTTCCCGTGGTCGTCACCGATTTACGGATGAAAGGCATGGACGGGCTGGCATTGTTGGATCATGTCCTTCGAAAGCATCCGGAGTCCAATCTCATCATGATGACGGCATTCGGCACCGTTGAGTCGGCCGTTGATGCGATGAAGCAAGGGGCGTTCGACTATCTCACCAAACCCATCAAGAGCAATGAATTATCGGTGACGGTGGCGAAAGCCATGCGAGAGGCGATTCTTCGCCAGGAGGTCAAGCAATTACGGCAACAGGTCAGCCGGGAATTTTCCTTTGACCAGATTCTGGGGAAAAGCAAACCGATGAAAGAAATTTTTGATCTGATCCGTCGAGTGGCTGATTCACAGACGAATATTTTAATTACGGGAGAAAGTGGGACTGGAAAAGAACTTGTGGCCAAAGCCATTCATTTTAATAGCCAGCGGAAGGCCGCACCTTTTGTCCCGGTGAACTGTGCGGCAATTCCTGAGCTGTTGTTGGAAAGCGAACTCTTTGGCCATGTGCGGGGCGCCTTTACGGATGCGAAGTCGGATAAACCCGGTTTGTTTGAAGAGGCTCACGATGGCACGTTGTTTTTGGATGAAATCAGTGAAATGCCCATGATGCTTCAAGCCAAGTTGCTTCGTGCCGTGCAAGAACGGGAAATCCGGCGGGTCGGGGCCACTCGCTCCACGTCGATCAATGTCCGGTTGGTGGTCGCCACGAACGTGCAATTGGTTGAGGAGGTCAAGGCAAAGCGGTTTCGGGAGGATTTGTATTATCGTTTGAATGTGATTGAACTGCATTTACCTCCTCTTCGGGATCGTAAAGAGGATCTGCCGATCCTGGTTCAGGGGTTGCTGCAAAAAAGTGTCACTGCGCAGCAAAAACACATTGAAAGTGTCGAAGAACCGGCTATGGCCCGGCTGATGGATTATCAGTGGCCCGGTAATGTGAGAGAGTTAGAAAATATCCTCGAGCGTGCGGCGACCCTGACGCAAGGGAAAAAGATTTGTTTGGATGATCTTCCCTCCAACATTCGGCACATCCAAGGAGATGGTCAACTTATCGGTGATGCCGCAGAGCGGCTCCTGCCCTTGGAGCAGTTGGAAAAGGCTTACATTCGGCGGGTGCTGGAAAAAATGGGTGGGAATAAATATCAAACGGCGCATGTACTCGGCATTGATCGAAAGACGTTATATCGCAAGCTGGCTGAAATGGAGGAAGTGGTATGAAGGCACCAAGAGTCAGAATGATCGGGCTGAATCATCCTGCGCTCCCCCATTCCGCTCCAGGAGGTCTCCCTCTTTCTCCGGGTTCAGCCGTGCGAGAGATGGTTCATTCGTCCCTGTTTCTTTCATTCGTTGAATCTTAGTCTCCTGATTGTCAGAATCACCCTCCCGGGCAATCGATGAGTCACGAGCCACGACCCCCAGACCTCCATCAGGAAGTTCATGCACTCCGGCAGGAATTGGCAGAACTGCGGGCCGTCCAGTCGATGCATCAGGAAGCCAGGGACGGGTTGGAGGCGATTGAGCAGCAACTGGCAGGCATCATCCATTCGGCCATGGATGCCATTATTATCATCGATGACGATCAACGGATTGTCATCTTTAATGCGGCCGCTGAGGAAATTTTTCAATGTTCGGCCCCAGAGGCACTGGGAAATACCCTCGACCAATTTATTCCGCTCCATCTGCGGTCTGCCCATCGTGAACACATCCGCCGATTTGCTGAGACTGGAGAAACCTCCAGACGAATGGGCGCCAACATGGAAATTTCAGGGTTGCGACGGAACGGCGAGACCTTTCCTTTGGAAGCCTCGATTTCTCAAACCGAACGATCGGGGAAGCGATGGTTGACGGTGATCCTTCGGGATATTTCCCAGCGAAAGCAAAATGAAGAGCGGTTATCCTACCTGGGGAGAATTCTTGAGGATTCTGTCAATGAGATCTATGTGTTTGATGCCACGACGCTGCGATTTACTCAAGTCAACAAAGGTGCGAGGGAAAATATCGGATACACGATGGAAGAATTGTGCGTCATGACACCGCTGGATTTGAAACCGGACCTGCCGAACGATCAGTTTCTTGAGCTGTTGGCCCTTCTTCGGACCGGCCAACGGGAACAAGTGGATTTTCGGACAACTCATCGGAGAAAAGATCGAACGACGTATCCGGTTGAAGTCCATCTTCAATATTTACGGGAGGAGGGTCGTCGCGTCTTCCTGGCGATTATCATGGATTTGACGGAACGGGTGGCGACCGAGCAGGAATTACAGGAGGCCCAACGGACCTTATCAACCCTCCTCACCAATCTGCCAGGCATGGTCTATCGATGTCAAAATGATCCCGGTTGGACCATGGAGTTCATCAGCCCGAGTTGTCAAGACCTTACGGGATTTTCACCTGAACAATTTGTCCAGACTCGACAGATCTCGTATGGCGAACATGTCATGCTTCAAGAAGACCGTCAACGGGCATGGCAGATTGTGCAGGAGGCTCTCAATGACCGCAAGCCATTTCAGCTCAGTTATCGGATTCGGACAGCGGATGGAACCGTCAAGTGGATGTGGGAGCAGGGATGTGGGATCTTTTCAGAAACAGGCGAGATTGTCGGGATCGAAGGGTACGTGGTGGATATTACCCAACAACGCGCATTGGAGGATCAACTGCGAAAAACGGAACGATTGGCCGAGTTGGGCACGTTGGCATCGGGCATGGCCCATGAAATCGGGACGCCGATGAATGTGATATTGGGGAGGGCGGAATTGTTAATGCGTAAAGCTCCGGATGAGCGTACCAGGCGGGGATTGGAAACAATTGTGACTCAGGTGGAACGCATTACCAAAATTATGAATCAGTTATTAAGCTTTGCCCGGAAACGTCCGGCTGTTCGGCAGGCTGTCAATTTAGAGACCGTGATGATCGATGTTCTGGATGTGCTGCAGGAGAAATTGGGTAAACAGCATATTCAGGTGATGAAAACAGTCAGCCCTCACTTGCCAAAGGTTTTGGCGGATCCGGATCACATGAATCAGGTATTGTTAAATCTAATTTTGAATGCCTGTCAGGCGATGGGTGATGGAGGCACTCTGAGCTTGGCCCTTCACCCGACCGATGACATGGTGGAACTCACTGTGCAAGATACCGGGAGTGGGATTGCCCAGGAGCAACTTGCCAAGATTTTTGATCCGTTTTTTTCCACCAAGGCAGTGGGGGAGGGGACCGGCCTAGGGCTCACCGTGGTTCATGGCATTCTCGAGGAGCATCAGGGGGCCATCCGCGTGACGAGTGTCCCGGGCCAAGGGACAACCTTTATTGTTTCCCTGCCCATGTATTCCGAAGAAGTACGGGGTGAGGCGTAGGCAGAAGAGGAGTTGAAGATTGATTTACCGAATGTGTCTTTTTCCCTTTTCTCCTGAGCCCGTTCTTCTCACTCCTTACGATTTACCTTTCAGGGAGTGGTGAATAATAATATCTAAGGGTAAATTGACCCACAGGCACGTTGCATATTAGAGGCCTCGGGGCGGTTTAAAAAAAGTTCGTCCAGCAAGGCCGCAGTCATTTTTGCGCGCAGAGCGTACTTTCAGTACGTGAGCACGGAAAA
Above is a window of Candidatus Nitrospira neomarina DNA encoding:
- a CDS encoding sigma-54-dependent transcriptional regulator, whose protein sequence is MINDSPAVLVVDDEPEMRQLLRDILEEEHYRVMVASDGHDALNRMETEKFPVVVTDLRMKGMDGLALLDHVLRKHPESNLIMMTAFGTVESAVDAMKQGAFDYLTKPIKSNELSVTVAKAMREAILRQEVKQLRQQVSREFSFDQILGKSKPMKEIFDLIRRVADSQTNILITGESGTGKELVAKAIHFNSQRKAAPFVPVNCAAIPELLLESELFGHVRGAFTDAKSDKPGLFEEAHDGTLFLDEISEMPMMLQAKLLRAVQEREIRRVGATRSTSINVRLVVATNVQLVEEVKAKRFREDLYYRLNVIELHLPPLRDRKEDLPILVQGLLQKSVTAQQKHIESVEEPAMARLMDYQWPGNVRELENILERAATLTQGKKICLDDLPSNIRHIQGDGQLIGDAAERLLPLEQLEKAYIRRVLEKMGGNKYQTAHVLGIDRKTLYRKLAEMEEVV
- a CDS encoding PAS domain-containing sensor histidine kinase → MSHEPRPPDLHQEVHALRQELAELRAVQSMHQEARDGLEAIEQQLAGIIHSAMDAIIIIDDDQRIVIFNAAAEEIFQCSAPEALGNTLDQFIPLHLRSAHREHIRRFAETGETSRRMGANMEISGLRRNGETFPLEASISQTERSGKRWLTVILRDISQRKQNEERLSYLGRILEDSVNEIYVFDATTLRFTQVNKGARENIGYTMEELCVMTPLDLKPDLPNDQFLELLALLRTGQREQVDFRTTHRRKDRTTYPVEVHLQYLREEGRRVFLAIIMDLTERVATEQELQEAQRTLSTLLTNLPGMVYRCQNDPGWTMEFISPSCQDLTGFSPEQFVQTRQISYGEHVMLQEDRQRAWQIVQEALNDRKPFQLSYRIRTADGTVKWMWEQGCGIFSETGEIVGIEGYVVDITQQRALEDQLRKTERLAELGTLASGMAHEIGTPMNVILGRAELLMRKAPDERTRRGLETIVTQVERITKIMNQLLSFARKRPAVRQAVNLETVMIDVLDVLQEKLGKQHIQVMKTVSPHLPKVLADPDHMNQVLLNLILNACQAMGDGGTLSLALHPTDDMVELTVQDTGSGIAQEQLAKIFDPFFSTKAVGEGTGLGLTVVHGILEEHQGAIRVTSVPGQGTTFIVSLPMYSEEVRGEA